ACGGTGCCGAAGGCATTCTCGCTGGCACCGGAGGCGAAACGTGCATTTTGGAGCATGTGCCCGCGACCGAACCGGTCAGCGTGGGTGATGAAATTTTCTCCGCCAACCCCGATGAAACTGGCGGACATCCGATGTATTACGGGACGATTGTGGAGGCCGAGTTGTCAGCCGATCGTCAAACGTGGGCGATTCAGATTCAACCTGGATTTTCGCCCGGTTCTGCCTCGCAAGTGACGGTTCTGCGGGAAAAACCCAATCCCCTCCGCACCGCATCCGCCGAGCAACCCAAAGCGAACCGTTGACCCCAGCGTTCGTTTCGACCCGAAACCCAATACCACGGTGAGACCCGCCGACGACACCGAAGACGAGTTCCTCTCAATCGAAGCGGTGACATAGAGATGCAGCATCTCGGATTTTTACTCCTCATTTACACAGCCTTGGTTTGCCAAGTGACGGGAGTTTTGACCGGTCCCGTCGGACCGCATTACCTCGTCTTGGCTGTCGTGACTGCCGGGCTGACGTTACGCGGATGGTCGGCGTATGTCTGGGCAGCGATCGCGGGGTTACTGAGTGATGGCTTGATCGGTGGTCCGCTGGGAGTCGATATGCTGGTGGGCGTCTGGACGGTTTTCGGAATTCGTCGCTGGTTGGCAAGTCATTCCCAACGTGGCGAATCCGCTGGCATGACAGCCACCGTTAGCGTGGCAGCCGTGGCGATCTTCGCAGCATTGTTCTTTTCGCAAACCGCCCGATTACTCATCACCGGTCAGCAATCCGATCATGCCCAAGTTGTGCTTGCAGTCGCTGCGACGGGATTCTGCACTTTGGCCGTGGTGTTGATTTTCCTATGCGTGCAAGCATTTGTCCGCCGATTGGCCGTCCAACCCCTACCCCACGAAATCAATCTGTAAGCGATTCCACGTTGCCGATGAAGCCCCCACGGGATCACGCTCCGCGACTCCCGCTTTCGACAGACATCACCACCGATGCTCAACCAACCCCGAAGTCTGTTCGACGATGCAACCGATTCCATCACCGAATCGGGATGGCAAGTCGATAGCCGTCCGATCGGCCGACTCTGCTGGTTATTCGTGGGGTTCTCGGTTCCGATCTTGCTGATCGTTGTTCGTCTTGCGTACCTACAATTTGCCATCGGCTCAGATTTCGCCGCCCCTTATGCACAGACGACCGAAACCTTCGAAGACATCCCCACATCCGATGGACGGATTCTCACTCAGGACGGTCAAGTTCTTGCCGAAGACACCTTCGAGCTGAGCTTGCATATTCACTATCGCTGGCTGGAAGAACCTCCGAACGATGCGTGGTTGCGACAACAGGCGTTGGACCGATTAGATCGACTCGCCCGACGTGATCCGGTTCTCGTTCAACAAGCCAAGCAACAAGTCCAAGCGGATCGCGAAACGCTATGGCGGCGAATAGCCGAAGAAACCGGCACGCCAATCGATGAACTCAGTCAACGACGACAAGCCATCCAACAACGGGTCGAACGCATCGCGACCCATGTGAGAGAAAATCACGAACGAAAACTCAAAGCTCAGCAAACTCCGTTGGAAACTGCTCCCCAATCGGAATGGTGGGAACGGATTTGGCAGCGAATTCTAGATGAACTGACCAACGCCCCATCGCGAGAGCGTCGCGGTCCGATCGTGATTCGTGAGGAGTTGGACTATCACCCGCTGTTGGAATCGATCTCGTTACACACGGCGGCAAAGTTTGAATCGGCCCCGGACCAATTTCCCGGTCTGCTCGTACGACGGACTTCCTCACGAGTGTATCGAGACAGTTCGTTGGCTCCGCATGTGATCGGCGTGCGAACCCAAATCCAGGGAGACGAAATCCGAGCCCGTAAACAGCAATTTCCCGATGGCGACCCCTTGGCCTATCGGGAAGAAAACCGCGTCGGTCGCAGCGGAATCGAACGGCATCGCGAGCTCGTCTTGCATGGAATGCCCGGCCAAAAACGAATCGTCAAGAACCGACAAGGCGAGATCATCACGACCGAAGTCGTCCGGCATCCGCGACCAGGTCAAGATGTCACTCTGACCTTACACGCACCACTCCAACGACAGTTACAGTCCCTCCTTGCGAGGACATTGGCAGCCAGAACCGGCGAAAACGCCGACCCCGCAGCCGGAGCTGCGATTGTTGTGATGGATGTCCGCACCGGAGCCGTCGTGGCGGCGGTGTCTGCTCCCGATTACGACTTGAACGATCTCATCACCCCCACGGTCGACCGTTGGCAGGAACTATCATCCGACCCACGACGCCCATTCTTCAACCGTGTGACCCAAATGGCTATTGCCCCCGGTTCGGTCTTCAAAACATTGACCTCAATTGCCCTACTTGAGAGTGGGCAAATCGACCCTGATGCTCCGTTCTATTGTCGAGGATTTTTAGATAGTCCACAGAGTCATCGCTGTTATATCTATCGCCATTACGGTGTCGGCCATCAACACATTGGTTTGGCAGACGCGATCGCACAGTCTTGCAACGTCTACTTCTTTCACGGAGCCCGCGTCATCGGTGCCGAGCCAATCGTTGGCTGGGCCGACCGTTTCGGATTCGGCCGTCCGACCGGAATCGACCTCCCAAGCGAAGCAGCCGGACACGTGCCCTCACCGACCGATGAAGGAGCATGGTACAACGGTGACACGTTAGGGCTGGCGATCGGGCAAAGTCGCTTGGCGGTCACGCCACTGCAAATCACTCGCATGATGGCAGCGGTCGCGAATGATGGTCATCTCGTCACGCCGCATTTTGTGCAGCGAATCGGCGGACAGTTCACCAGCGGAAACACGTTATCGGAACCGATTCCCGGTCTCACGCCCGACACACTCGAACGCATCCGCGAGGGTCTGGAACGTGTCGTCGCTCACCCGGGTGGCACGGGATACAAAGCGGTCCGATCAAAGCTCGTTCAAATCGCTGGAAAGACGGGAACAGCGGAAGTCGGTGGCAAAGAAGACCACGCCTGGTTTGCCGGCTACGCCCCTGCAACTAGTCCTCGGTATGCGTTGACTGTCATTCTGGAACACGCTGGAAGCGGCGGAACCGCAGCCGGTCCGGTGGCTAAACAAACGGTGGAATCCCTAGTGCAACTTGGCCTGATCAACCAGAAAAGTAGCACTACAAACTAGCCATACACACGAACGACACATTCGCGATCTATTCACGATCCTGCATTAGTGATCGGTACTCTTCCTCTGAAATGCTATCAGTCAGATACCGATAGGAAAGAATATAGCGTTGAATGCGGATGGTATCCCGGTCGATAATATCGGGACGCAATAATGTTCGTTCAAGACTAGAGTTGTCGCGAAGATCCGAGAGCTTCACTTCCCGAGCAATCGGATTCGGTTTGCAGGCGATGACATACTCGGCGTAGGACTGATCCGACTCATGTGTCACAAGCGACAAGGCTTCTACAATTTCTTCGCGAAAGCCTTCGGCGCGGATATCGTCCAAAGTCACCGACGTATCTTCCACCACATCGTGCAACACCGCTACGATCTGAGCCGCCTCACCTTCCACACCCATCATGACACGAAGCGGATGCAGAATGTATGGCACACCACTTTTATCCTTCGTTCCCGAATGCGCTTTCGCAGCGATCTCAATTGCCTTCTCGATCGTAGCCACAACAAAACCCTTATGTCGACATGAACCATTCTGCAAACCAGCAAATTGCTAGATTCCGTTTTCGAGTCTCCAGACTAGACCAAAACGAGCTTTGGTCTAGTCGATCTCACCGCTCGCGCGATCAATACCGCTAAGACGACTAAAATAGCTACTTCTTCAGCCGATCAATCAAGTAGGTTGTCGAATTCGAATATTTCTCATGTTCTTGACCGGGGTGAACGAGCACCACATCTACACCCACTTCTTCGAGGCGTTCCGCGAGTTTGACGCCCATGATTCCCGAGTGTGTGGGATCTTTCGGAGACGCACCAACGACCGGAACTTCCCCACGATAGAATAGTGCGATCGGCGGATCGTCTTTGGAGACGTGCTCAATCGGCGAGTACTCTTGAATCCAAGGCAGAACTTTTTCTCGGTTCTCGATCAAACTATTGATATTCGGTAAACCGAATGCGTGTGCACCATAGCGATAGTTGGGCATCCATTCACGGAGTTCTTTTGGATCGAGAGACACCTGGGCTCCGTTGACGGCCGCGCAATAGAGGCGAGTCGACTCACGGGCGATGGGATCATCACTGTCTGGGTCGGCCAAGTCATCATGAAATGCTAGCCAAAGAGATGAACACGCCCCGGCCGACCCGCCAGTCGCCCCAATGCGTTTTTTATCCAAGTTCCATTCGCTAGCTTTTGATCGCACGAATTGTAATGCACGGGCCGCGTCCTCTAACGGAGCTTTTACCGGCGGAATGACTTTGTCTTGGACGGCATTTTGAACATAGCGATAGTTGATCGCCACCACAGAAATCCCGTTCTGCAAAAACGCCTTCGGATTCGTCTTCTTATCACCTCCTCGCCAACCACCGCCGTGAATGTAAAAAACCACGGGCGTCGGTTGATCGGATTTCGCTGGATAGAAATCTAACACTTGCCGAGGGTGGGTCCCGTATGGCACATCCTTGAGAGTCTTCAGTTCCTCGGCAAAACTTTGAGTTGCCAATGTCACAAGTAACAGCGTTGCTAGTATCGACTTCATCAGTAGTTCCATCGTGGCAAGTGGTTCAGGAGAGAGACACGGAGTCACTGGTCCAACACTCAGATTATGCAGCGACGGCGTTGGGATTCCTAGTCACTCCCGACGAACCCCATTCCGTGCCGACTACCACCATTGCATTGTGTAGTAGTGGAAACGATGAAGAGCGGCATTCCTAAGCGGTTGATCGAGGAAAGGTTCCCATAGCGGTTTTGTTTCTTGCAAACGTGCAGCGAGACACACTTTGGCACCTTGACAAGCGGTCCAATGCTGCGGACGTGATGATGCTGTTCTTGAGGACCGATAACCGAATGACGTCTCAGCTGCCTGCGCATACATCGCGCGAACGCCATCTCGGATAATCGCATCATCGCAGTTCAAGAGTGGTGCAATGGCACAAAGCCCGCTGGCATCCAGAGGGTGTTCGCTGATTTGCACCGCCGGTGCCGGATGCCCCGCGAGCACCCATCGGGAATTGGCCGTGTGAACTAACATATCGACCGGCAATACAAGGTACAGCCAAATGAAGAAACACACCGTCCAGAGTTGTCGTCTTAATAGCCAAAGGAAACTGGCATTCTGGGTCACTTTTCGCAAGACCAGCAAAAACCCGACAATCACGGAACAGATGCCAAGCACGCCGACAACTCGCATTCGCGTCATGCCATTGAATTGGATGTAGATCCCAAGTCGGTTGAAGACGGCCATCGCGAGCAAACCATTCTCCACAGACCACACCCACCCCCATTTCCGTAGATTCGGGCAGCGAGGATCCTGCAAGACGGGTCCACGAAAAACCATGGAGAGAACAACCGTTGCTAGGGCCAACGCGAATGTCAACCAAGCCGCTCCTTGATGAGCATAGCCGGAGTAGTAAAAACCATCTGGGAATTCGCGGAACCACAACGTCCGGAACTCAAAGACGAGATACAACGCAAAGAGGATGATGACCGCCACCAATGTATTGCGGTACGCCGTATAGAGTTGGTTTACCGACTGGTCCGTGCTTTCAGACGATTCTTGCTCCGTCGGTTCGAGCGAATCTACGACCGGTAACGTGAACGGAAGTGGCCGCCAAAGCCCGACCGTGAACCAAGCAACAGTGCCCCACCAAACCACTTGTAATGGCTTCGGAAGAAAACTCGAGAAGGAATCTCCAAACCACTCGACGAATCGGGAGAGGTTGCCTCCGACCAGTTCCGCCAAATCGGGATTCGCCATCACGAAGATCGCGCCAAACACAAGGACGGCCATCGCCGGCAACGCAACACCGAGTCCCCCAGATCGCGAGACCCCCAATTTCGGCTGACCGAGTCTGGCCCCGTATTGAATCAGTCCAAGCAAACCGGCGGGCAATATCTGCACAAGATACTGAAAGAACTGGGCAAAGAACGGGAGTCGCCCTGCGAGGGTCATTCCAACAACAACCACTAACGCGAATCCCGCAAGCAACAAACCGACCGATCCCAACCACGCCAGGCGAATGGCGGCGACGAGCAACATGGTCGTTGCCACGATGAAATCCAGTCCGAACCGTGGTCTCGGTGAGCCAACCGCTAGCAGCACTGGAAACGCCGCCAACAACACCGCCACCCCGAAATACCCATGGCCGTGATAGACCGTCGCATCGGCAATCGCCACCGTGACCAACAAAGTCAGCACTTCTCGCACACGGACGGGAGCAGCATTCCACCACGGTGTGATGCCGGCACTTCGGGTCCGTTCAGCTTCCAAGTCGGCCATGCTCTCTCCTTCGGCGTGTCAATGTGAATTCATTTCAGCCTATCAACTCCAACCGATCGAAACTTTTTCTTGATACCGAAATCACGCGAACCCTCAGCCTAATTTCAGGGCATCACTGCCCGTAAAGTCATCACTGCAAGTATGTTCGGGCATGTCTGAGATTGCTAATGAAGATTTTTAGGGGCCTGCAAGTCCCTACCACCGCCTGTCTTAAGAAACTTTTGCCTTGTTCAGAGGCCACACTTGTGTACATTGAGGGAATTGGCATCGGTATTGCTTTATGTCTGAGTGAACTCTCTTTGACTCTATTCTTATGGAAGTCCTATGCAACGTTCGCAGCACGTCCCTCGACGCGGATTTACGCTCATTGAATTGTTGGTGGTCATTGCGATCATCGCGATTTTGATCGCCTTGCTTCTCCCTGCGGTTCAACAAGCCCGGGAAGCGGCTCGTCGAACTCAATGCCGGAACAACCTGAAACAACTCGGGATCGCTCTGCACAACTACCACGACACCGCCCGCAAGTTCCCGCCAGCTGGTGTGGGATACGGCTGGTGTACCGGGGCTGGCGACGATTATATCACGAATGCGAACGGGCTTTCATTTTTGTTGCCCTACATCGAGCAAAACAATTTGGCTGAGAGTATCGATAGCCTGCATGCCCACCAAGGATTTGAAGGCGGCGGTTGCTGCAGTTACTCCGGTAACACCAACGGGACACTTGCGGGAGACCCAGCCGTCAACGCACAAGCCATGACGACCTTAATCGACGCCCTGCTATGCCCGTCCGATCCCGGCCGTACCCACCTCGGAACGGGCTACCACTACGGCGTGACCGTAAGCCCCGGTGGAGCCAAGACTTGTTACGATTTCATTTCATCTCGTAGCATCCTTGGCAACTGCAATTACTGGAAGAACGCCGGAGCAAGCCGCTACATGTTTGGTCATAACAGCACGACACGCGTGGCAGACGTGACGGACGGAACAACCAACACCCTGATGGTCGGCGAAACGACGTTGGAAGTTGCCAATGGTGAGCCCAACCCCTGGGGATACCGGGGTTGGGTGCAATCGGGTGTTGATCCGAACGGCGGACTCAACGTCTGGGACATTCCCACCAGCACCGGACGACCACAGCTCGGAAACCTGAATAGCTGGGGTCAAGCCGGAAGTCTCCATCCCGGCGGATGCCACTTCGCAATGGGTGACGGTTCGGTGCGATTCATCTCCGAGAACGTCAGCAACACCACCCTGGTCCAGTTGGCCCGCATGGGTGACGGGACGGTTGTTGAACTTCCATAAGTTCTGTGCCAGTTCTGATTCTTGTTCTGATCTCAATCCCCCCGAATCCACGGCTTTCGTGGATCATCGGGGGACCTGCATTTCATCCATCTTTCGAGGACCCATTCCAACCATGAAACCTGTGTCCTGGCTTGTGTTATTTTCCGGTTTGGCCCTCACTTTGGGTTGTGGTGGCTCGGGTGACGAAGGCCCGGAAGTCCTTCCCGTCACCGGAATCGTGACGTTAAACTCCGAACCTCTTGCCGACGCCGACATCAAGTTGTTCCCCATCGGCGACACCCCAGGTGTTGGTGGATTTGCCCGAACGGACGCGGAAGGAAAATTCGAACTTCAATACAACCGAGGTGGACAGGGAGCACCGGCCGGTGAATACCGAGTCCAAGTCAGCCGACGAATGATGCCGGACGGCTCCCCGGTTCCAGCCGATGATGACACGCCACCAATTGAATCTCCAGCTACCGAAACTCTTCCGAGGATGTATAGCGATCCGAACAACAGTCAACTCACGACGACCGTCACGGAATCCGAAACACCAATCACACTGGAATTAACCACCAAATAGCCCCGCTGACGACACGTAAGACGTTAAAAAAGACATCGCCCAACGTCCTGGGCGATGTCTCATAATCACACAACCGCATTCCAATCCGTTTCGGCTTCGAGGTACCGATTCAACGCCCGGTCATGACGACGGCAGGTCCATCGACAATTCGGAGTGGTCGCCGAGCCATCTCTTGGCCCCCGGTACTCAGAACCACTTCGTAGTTCCCCGGAGCATAAGCCAGCTGAACCGGGAACAAGAAGTGAGCCCGAAACCGCTCGCGTTCCATCGTGACGTGAATCCGCTCAATCGCATGACCGAACTCATCCTCGAGCGTACAGGTCAATGCTAAATCACCGTGTGGTGGAATGAAGTTGGCTTGGGCGATCAGTGCTTCGCCATGTCGAAACTCCCGTTTTTGAGCCAGCAAATGCTCTCCCACCATTTGTCCGCCCAAGTCGAATGAGTACACCTTGTCGGTCGGGCGAATCGCTTCGCTGGGAGCGAGCATATGCCGAACAACCTGAGGATCCAATTCCGCAAGTTGTTTGGGTCCATCGGGGCCCCGTTTCTGATACGGATCCAGCCAGTGCTCGAGGAGAAGCCCGAACGAAGCCAGCACAATCAACGTGCCCACCCAAGCGGTGCGACCTTGCCAAACTCGTTGAGCAACTTCTTCAGCCGACAACGCCCAGGTCGGCTGGGCAACCGATCGCTTCGCCAGCAATCCCAATCGACGCCGAACACGCCGAAACCAAGCCGCCATTCGACGAACATCGGTTTCGCTGAGGAAGCTGAGATAGACTGTAATGCACACTAAAGGAAAGACGTGCAAGCCGAGTAAGAAGTACGTCATCGCATGGAAGATGACGCCCAACCCGATCATCACGACGCGGCCAAACCCTCGCCAAGACAGAAAGAGAAACGTCGCTTCCCAAGTAATCGAGACGTAAGCGGAGATGATCACCAGCAACGGAAACTCGGCCAACCAATCACCCAGCGGATGCTGATGATTGATGTAAGTTCGCATCCACTGAATCATTTGATCGCCGCTGAAAAACGCGGGCGTGTGGATTTTTGTTGCCGCAGCACCGAAGTAGACAATCCCAATCATCAGCTGAATCAAACGACGAGGCCAAACTGCCGAACGGGGCTGATCCAATCCTTCGATTCCCGGACAATTGGAACGACGACGGCGTTTCAGCCACGCATCCACCGACCAAACCGCCCCACATTGCGAGAAACTCAGCAACAACAGAACGTGCGTCGCCACGACGGAGTATTTTGTGATCGTGCTGATCGAGTCACAAAGATTGAGGTACGTGAACAAGATGGTCGCCGTGATCAACGACGCTCGCGTGCACCAACCGATCGCCGCCGTCAGGAACGAGATGATCATCGTCGAGTGCATCAACACCACGACCGCTCCCGGCATAATTGGGAGCATCCCGTAATGACTGTAGGAATCCCAAAGCGGAGCCGGTGCTCCGTCCAGCGAGTAAAGTTCCCGAGCGTGCGGCCAACGCGGCAACAACGGGACCATCAGCACCAACGGCATCACGATCCGAATCAATGCCAAGCTGAACGGCACTTCTTCGGCGTAGAAGAAGTCGTTGATACGATCGCGGAGCTTCGGTTTCTTTTCAGGAGGTTCATACTTCATAGCTTGGGCATCCTGCATCAAGCGAGAGTCATTGGAGGGAGAATCTACGTTCGCGTGTCACTGGAATCACCAGTGCTTGCATCCCGAAACAATTTCCTACTGCCGAAGTGAGAAGTCCCATGGGGCCGATGTCGACATCGGAGCCGGCTCCGTCACTGTGTAGTTGGAGGGCGAAACCAAGAACGACCGATCCTTCTGGAAGTCTTGTCGCAGCTTCGGATTGGACGACATCACCAACGCGTGCTGACGGTTAAGCCAGTTCGCGTTCTGCGTAAGCACCGTGCCTTGAGGATCGAAGGCAAACCGCAAATTATAGTAACTGTAGCGTTCTTTGGGTTCTTCGAAGTGTCGCTGCCAAATCGGCTCGGGCATGTTGTACTTCTTGGCCCACAACTCCTCGACCACAAAAATCCGCGTGATCGGCTCATGCTCGGTGTGCTTTAAGACATTTTGAGCAATCGTGTAGCAATGATGATGCCACGGATCGTAGTCCTCACGTGGCAAATCGCCATACGGATGGTACTGCCCCCACGGAGTCGGTGTGACCGCGTAATAGGCTCCGCTTTCGCCTTCCGCCACGATATGCGTGCGGGCCGACCAAGCGGACCAACCGCAGAACATATCCCACACCACATAGTACATCGCCGGATGCACCGAAGTACCGACGCCCAATGTGTGTGAGACAATCCCCCACCCCAAACACGAGAGGTAAGCGAAAATCGTGAAATGACAGAGCCAACGCTTCATCAGAGGCACCCTCCATGGTGGATAATCATTGGACACACTTCGGCGAATGATGTCGCAAGCAGCGACAACACAGCGAGTTATGTCAACACACCCTCTCAAGCAAAGCCTTGAAACGGCTCTGCTCATTCTTGCCCCCGGCTTCCAGCCCAGGACCACTTGAGAGAAATCCGAGCGAATTCTCAAGATTTCCGAAAATCCGTCAAGACCGATCTCCAATTCTGGACATTCTTGTCGAATATCCGAAGTTCTCACAAATATAATTGTGGAAAGTCGGCATGTCTTGGACATCTAGTCCGGCAAAGCCAACCGCCTCGCTGGCAACTGCGAAACGGTCTCGACAGAATGGAGGAGAACCGCCGCTCAATGCGAAACCCGTGACACGGACTTGTTCGAAACTCCCGCGACCGAGGAAACCATTTGTGAACCGAAGATCATTTCTCAGAACCGCCACCGCGGCTTGTCTTTCGACCCCGCTTGTGAATCTCCCCGTATCCCTCGCAGCCGACGCCCCCGCCACGACAAAACGCGATCAGCGTTTCGCGATTTCCACGTATTCGTTCTGGCAATTCCGGCACCAGGAACTTCGCGACATTGAGGAATGCATCGAGCGTTCCGCAGCGATGGGGTTTGATGGCGTAGAAATTCTTCATCGCCAGATGACGGATGAATCCAATGCCTATCTGCAGCGACTCAAGCGGCGCGCATTCGTAAACGCGATTGATCTATGCGGTTTCTCCACGCATCAAGGTTTTCTCCGGCCCGAACCGGAATACCGAACACGAAACGTCGAGCATACGATCCGTTGTATTGAGCTGTGCTACAAACTCGGCATCCCCACAATGCGAGTCAACACTGGCACATGGGGAACGAGCAAGAACTTTGACGACCTGATGAAGAATCGCGGGATCGAGCCACCCATTGAAGGCTATACCGACGAAGACGGATTCAAATGGGTAATCGATGGTTTAGAACGCTGTCTCAAGACGGCCGAACGTTGCGGTGTGGTTCTCGGACTGGAAAATCATTGGGGACTTGGCCGCACTCCCGAGGGCGTCATGAAAGTTGTTAATGCGATTGATTCCCCGTGGTTGCAAGTCACCATGGACACCGGCAACTTCTTAGAAGATCCCTACGATCGTCTAGTAAAACTCGCACCGAAGACGGTCCTCGTTCAGGCCAAGACCTACTTCGGCGGCGGACTCTGGTACGAGTTAGACCTCGACTATCGCCGCATCGCTAAAATGCTAAAGCAACACAACTATCAAGGTTATGTTTCACTCGAGTTCGAAGGCAAAGAGAACCCTCTCACGGGAATTCCTAAAAGCCTAAAAGCTCTCCAACTCGCATTTAACACTTGACCTTCACTCAAGCTCTATAGTTTGACAGACTCGCATCTTGTTATCCTAGACGAGTCTCCCTCAATAAACTGACACCTTCACTGCCAGCGTCTCTCCGTAACTTTCCAACCGAATTCGTCCGAGTATCGAAGTCATGACACGAATCTTAGTAACCCTACTTTCGATAGTCACGCTCACCCAAACATCGAATGCACAGAACCGCATTCAACCGGAGTTGTTTGAAGTCCCCGAAATCCAGTCAACATGGGACGACTTAACCGAAGGCATCGAGTCACGAGAGGACTGGGAGAAACGCCAGAGTCAACTCAAGCAACGTTATCTCGACTTGATTCGCGACCAATTCAAACCAGAAAAGCCCCCCCTTGACCTGGAGATTCACGAAGATGTTGAGGTGGAAGGCATCTACCGCAGACAACTCATTAGCTACGCGGTGGAATCTGATGAACGAGCCCATGCCTATCTAGGCATTCCTTTGAACGTCAAAGCGAAAGCACCGGCAATCGTCGCCTTGCATGGCACTTACGCGATGGGCAAGAAGCGGGTCGCGGGGCTCGTTGACAACCCTGACAAGGCGTATCTCGATCACCTGTGCCGTCGCGGCTATGTTGTCATCGCGCCAGAACATTTTGTTTCAGGACATCGCACGCCATCTAAGGGTGCATACGAAACGGAAGAGTTTCATAAGAAGCACCCGAACTGGACAGCCGTCGGAAAGTTCACTTACGAACATTCAATCGCGATTGATGTTCTTGAGACACTTGATTTTGTCGACCATAAGAACATTGGAGTGCTAGGCCATTCACTAGGCGGACACGGGTCGATTTTCCTAGCAGCCTATGATAACCGCATCAAAGCGGCGGCTTGCAATTGCGGTGCGTCATTCTTTCGACATAACCCTAAAGTCCTCGCTTGGTCTCGCGATCGTTGGTATATCTATTTCAAGCCCATCCGCGAAGGCCTCCTCAAACAAGAGATGCCACCGATTGATTTCCATGAGATCATTGCCCTAATAGCCCCCCGGGCGTTTCTTGACTTATCTGGACTTAATGACGGGCACGGCCCAACGCAACGCCAACGAGTTTTGATGTTAACAAAGATCATGGAAGTCTATGAACTCGAAGAAGCCCCCGAAAACTTTGCATTCTATGTTCACGGCCGGGGCCACTCCGTCGCCCACGAATCTCGTCAACTCATGTACGGTTGGATGGACACCCACTTGAAACCGGAAGAAGCCACCAAAACGCGACTTCTGCAAACACAAACGGAAGACTAACCTGTCCTAGCCGACACGTTCGATGTTTCTTTGCGACTGAGGCGTCGTCGGATCAACACACACCACCATGCGAAAACGCCGAGTGCAATTGCGATCCAGCCACCTGGGCCGAAGACGACTGTGGCATTGAAGACGAGAAAACCAAAGATGGATTGGGTGAGAATGTTGAGCCAACGGCGTTTCGGATAGGTGGTGGGGTCGGTTCGCCACCAGGCGATGCAATCAAGAATCCATGCGAAGGTGAAAGCGTAGTTGATCCAAAGTCCCCCGCCCCAATGCCAACCGGTGACGGTCGCGGTTTGGTTGGCGGTGTGTTCGTAGGCCGCGGCGTGGCTCCAGTTGTGATAGAACATGAACGCACACGCGACATGAACCAAATACCAGCCGCAACCGATCGTCCACAACCCGCGTTTCCATCGTGCGGCAGATTCGGATTGGCAACCTGCGATGTCCAACGTCACGCGGCCGATGTAACACGCCATCGCAATGCGAACGGTCCAGCGAGTAAGAAGTTCGCCGATCATGCTGACCGACTCGCTTTGTCCGTTACCGGATGACTT
This region of Thalassoroseus pseudoceratinae genomic DNA includes:
- a CDS encoding DUF1559 domain-containing protein, giving the protein MQRSQHVPRRGFTLIELLVVIAIIAILIALLLPAVQQAREAARRTQCRNNLKQLGIALHNYHDTARKFPPAGVGYGWCTGAGDDYITNANGLSFLLPYIEQNNLAESIDSLHAHQGFEGGGCCSYSGNTNGTLAGDPAVNAQAMTTLIDALLCPSDPGRTHLGTGYHYGVTVSPGGAKTCYDFISSRSILGNCNYWKNAGASRYMFGHNSTTRVADVTDGTTNTLMVGETTLEVANGEPNPWGYRGWVQSGVDPNGGLNVWDIPTSTGRPQLGNLNSWGQAGSLHPGGCHFAMGDGSVRFISENVSNTTLVQLARMGDGTVVELP
- a CDS encoding DUF4198 domain-containing protein: MKPVSWLVLFSGLALTLGCGGSGDEGPEVLPVTGIVTLNSEPLADADIKLFPIGDTPGVGGFARTDAEGKFELQYNRGGQGAPAGEYRVQVSRRMMPDGSPVPADDDTPPIESPATETLPRMYSDPNNSQLTTTVTESETPITLELTTK
- a CDS encoding HTTM domain-containing protein, translating into MKYEPPEKKPKLRDRINDFFYAEEVPFSLALIRIVMPLVLMVPLLPRWPHARELYSLDGAPAPLWDSYSHYGMLPIMPGAVVVLMHSTMIISFLTAAIGWCTRASLITATILFTYLNLCDSISTITKYSVVATHVLLLLSFSQCGAVWSVDAWLKRRRRSNCPGIEGLDQPRSAVWPRRLIQLMIGIVYFGAAATKIHTPAFFSGDQMIQWMRTYINHQHPLGDWLAEFPLLVIISAYVSITWEATFLFLSWRGFGRVVMIGLGVIFHAMTYFLLGLHVFPLVCITVYLSFLSETDVRRMAAWFRRVRRRLGLLAKRSVAQPTWALSAEEVAQRVWQGRTAWVGTLIVLASFGLLLEHWLDPYQKRGPDGPKQLAELDPQVVRHMLAPSEAIRPTDKVYSFDLGGQMVGEHLLAQKREFRHGEALIAQANFIPPHGDLALTCTLEDEFGHAIERIHVTMERERFRAHFLFPVQLAYAPGNYEVVLSTGGQEMARRPLRIVDGPAVVMTGR
- a CDS encoding sugar phosphate isomerase/epimerase family protein, producing the protein MNRRSFLRTATAACLSTPLVNLPVSLAADAPATTKRDQRFAISTYSFWQFRHQELRDIEECIERSAAMGFDGVEILHRQMTDESNAYLQRLKRRAFVNAIDLCGFSTHQGFLRPEPEYRTRNVEHTIRCIELCYKLGIPTMRVNTGTWGTSKNFDDLMKNRGIEPPIEGYTDEDGFKWVIDGLERCLKTAERCGVVLGLENHWGLGRTPEGVMKVVNAIDSPWLQVTMDTGNFLEDPYDRLVKLAPKTVLVQAKTYFGGGLWYELDLDYRRIAKMLKQHNYQGYVSLEFEGKENPLTGIPKSLKALQLAFNT
- a CDS encoding dienelactone hydrolase family protein, producing the protein MTRILVTLLSIVTLTQTSNAQNRIQPELFEVPEIQSTWDDLTEGIESREDWEKRQSQLKQRYLDLIRDQFKPEKPPLDLEIHEDVEVEGIYRRQLISYAVESDERAHAYLGIPLNVKAKAPAIVALHGTYAMGKKRVAGLVDNPDKAYLDHLCRRGYVVIAPEHFVSGHRTPSKGAYETEEFHKKHPNWTAVGKFTYEHSIAIDVLETLDFVDHKNIGVLGHSLGGHGSIFLAAYDNRIKAAACNCGASFFRHNPKVLAWSRDRWYIYFKPIREGLLKQEMPPIDFHEIIALIAPRAFLDLSGLNDGHGPTQRQRVLMLTKIMEVYELEEAPENFAFYVHGRGHSVAHESRQLMYGWMDTHLKPEEATKTRLLQTQTED